In one window of Pseudomonas chlororaphis subsp. chlororaphis DNA:
- a CDS encoding imelysin family protein, whose translation MFRPKLLFTSLAALALGACSPQDPQAVTSAAIAKQVILPTYSRWVEADRQLAISALAFCEGKQSLDTARADFLHAQKAWAELQPLLIGPLAEGNRSWQVQFWPDKKNLVGRQVEQLVSATPQIDAAALAKSSVVVQGLSAYEYILFDSKIDMANSEQKARYCPLLSAIGERQKQLAEEILSRWNTSDGMLAQMSKFPNQRYADSHEAIADLLRVQVTALDTLKKKLGTPMGRQSKGIPQPFQADAWRSQSSMQSLEASLAAAQTVWAGVDNKGLRGLLPAEQKPLADKIDAAYTASLKLFASTQRSLTELLADDAGRQQLNDIYDSLNVVHRLHEGELAKALGIQLGFNANDGD comes from the coding sequence ATGTTCCGTCCCAAGCTGTTGTTCACCAGCCTTGCCGCGCTCGCCCTGGGTGCCTGCTCACCGCAGGACCCACAAGCCGTGACCTCGGCGGCCATCGCCAAACAGGTGATCCTGCCGACCTACAGCCGTTGGGTCGAAGCCGACCGCCAGCTGGCGATCAGCGCCCTGGCCTTCTGTGAAGGCAAGCAAAGCCTGGACACCGCCCGTGCCGACTTCCTGCACGCGCAGAAAGCCTGGGCGGAACTGCAACCCTTGCTGATCGGGCCGCTGGCCGAGGGCAACCGCTCCTGGCAAGTGCAGTTCTGGCCGGACAAGAAGAACCTGGTCGGCCGTCAGGTCGAACAGCTGGTCAGCGCCACGCCGCAGATCGACGCCGCCGCCCTGGCCAAGTCCAGCGTCGTGGTGCAAGGCCTCTCCGCCTACGAATACATCCTGTTCGACAGCAAGATCGACATGGCCAACAGCGAGCAGAAAGCCCGCTACTGCCCGCTGCTGAGCGCCATTGGCGAACGCCAGAAGCAGCTCGCCGAAGAGATCCTGTCGCGCTGGAACACCAGCGACGGCATGCTCGCGCAGATGAGCAAGTTCCCCAACCAACGCTACGCCGACTCCCATGAGGCCATCGCCGACCTGCTGCGGGTCCAGGTCACCGCGCTGGACACCCTGAAGAAGAAGCTCGGCACGCCGATGGGCCGTCAGAGCAAGGGCATTCCACAGCCGTTCCAGGCCGACGCCTGGCGCAGCCAGTCGTCCATGCAGAGCCTGGAAGCCAGCCTCGCCGCGGCCCAGACCGTCTGGGCCGGGGTCGACAACAAGGGCCTGCGCGGCCTGTTGCCGGCCGAGCAGAAGCCGCTGGCCGACAAGATCGACGCCGCCTACACCGCCTCGCTGAAGCTGTTCGCCAGCACCCAGCGTTCGCTGACCGAGCTGCTGGCCGACGACGCCGGCCGCCAGCAACTGAACGATATCTACGACAGCCTCAACGTCGTCCACCGCCTGCACGAAGGCGAACTGGCCAAGGCACTGGGCATCCAACTGGGCTTCAACGCCAACGACGGTGACTGA
- a CDS encoding DUF1513 domain-containing protein, with protein sequence MLRRQALALGSLLLSAVTLGGWTLFKHKDQGPLLLSARDDGDGKHYAVGYRLDGTQVFATRVGQRCHDIVNHPTLPIALFVARRPGTESYLIDLRDGTLLQTLASQPNRHFYGHAVIHKSGDWLYATENDTSDPGRGLLGVYRFEGERLVHSGEIPTHGIGPHQVSWMPDGETLVVANGGIRTEAESRVEMNLDAMEPSLVLMQRDGNLLSKETLAQQMNSVRHMGIAGDGTIVTGQQFMGDVHESSQLLAIKRPGQPFQAFPVAEHQLQAMGHYTASVAVHSELRLVALTAPRGNRFFIWDLDSAEVRLDAPLPDCAGVGAVEDGFVVTSGQGRCRFYDCRQKQLVAKPLDLPAGLWDNHLHLV encoded by the coding sequence ATGCTGCGACGTCAGGCTTTGGCACTCGGCAGCCTGCTGCTGAGCGCCGTCACGCTGGGTGGCTGGACGCTGTTCAAGCACAAGGACCAAGGCCCGCTGCTGCTCTCGGCGCGCGATGACGGCGACGGCAAGCACTACGCCGTCGGCTATCGCCTGGACGGCACGCAAGTGTTCGCCACCCGGGTCGGTCAACGCTGCCATGACATCGTCAACCACCCGACGCTGCCGATCGCCCTGTTCGTCGCCCGTCGCCCGGGCACCGAAAGCTACCTGATCGACCTGCGCGACGGCACACTCCTGCAAACCCTGGCCTCGCAGCCGAACCGGCACTTCTATGGCCACGCGGTGATCCACAAGAGCGGCGACTGGCTGTACGCCACCGAGAACGACACAAGCGATCCGGGTCGTGGCCTGCTCGGGGTGTACCGGTTCGAGGGCGAACGCCTGGTGCACAGCGGCGAGATCCCGACCCACGGCATCGGCCCGCACCAGGTGTCGTGGATGCCGGACGGCGAGACCCTGGTGGTGGCCAACGGCGGGATTCGCACCGAGGCGGAAAGTCGCGTCGAGATGAACCTCGACGCCATGGAGCCGAGCCTGGTGCTGATGCAGCGCGACGGTAACCTGCTGAGCAAGGAAACCCTGGCCCAGCAGATGAACAGCGTGCGTCACATGGGCATCGCCGGCGACGGCACCATCGTCACCGGCCAGCAGTTCATGGGCGACGTCCATGAGTCGTCGCAACTGCTGGCGATCAAGCGCCCGGGGCAGCCATTCCAGGCCTTCCCGGTGGCCGAGCACCAGTTGCAGGCGATGGGGCATTACACCGCCAGCGTCGCGGTGCACAGCGAACTGCGCCTGGTGGCCCTCACCGCCCCGCGCGGCAACCGCTTTTTCATCTGGGACCTGGACAGCGCCGAAGTGCGCCTGGACGCGCCCTTGCCGGACTGTGCCGGGGTCGGTGCGGTGGAGGATGGTTTTGTCGTGACCTCGGGCCAGGGGCGCTGCCGCTTCTACGACTGTCGCCAGAAACAACTGGTGGCAAAACCCCTGGATTTGCCGGCAGGGCTCTGGGACAACCATTTGCACCTGGTCTAG
- a CDS encoding efflux RND transporter periplasmic adaptor subunit — MLRRRMFIMLGVVLLIVLLLAGYKAFSIYQQVKLFSVPKPPISVAVATAREQPWQTRLPTVGTLKALQGVNLSLEVAGTVKELQFESGQKVSAGQPLLQLDSDVESALLETARADLGLSQLDYGRGSQLVGSQAISRGEYDRLSALLQKNKATVNQLKASLAKKRLLAPFSGTIGIRHVDVGDYLASGTVIATLQDLSSLYVDFFVPEQAVPKIALGQSVSVMVSAYPEEQFSATISAINPKVEDTTRNVQVRATLANPDGKLLPGMFTNLQVLLPDPQPRVVVPESAITYTLYGNSLYVVAEKKAADGSPEKDDKGQPVLIAERRFIETGERRNGLVLINKGVSNGEQVVSAGQIKLDHGAHIAITPDKMLPPEQSGQPRAN, encoded by the coding sequence ATGCTGCGTCGCCGCATGTTTATCATGTTGGGTGTCGTCCTGCTGATCGTGCTGTTGCTGGCAGGCTACAAGGCCTTCTCCATCTATCAGCAGGTCAAGCTCTTCTCGGTGCCCAAGCCGCCGATCAGCGTGGCCGTGGCCACGGCTCGCGAACAACCGTGGCAAACCCGCCTGCCCACGGTCGGTACCCTCAAGGCCCTGCAGGGAGTCAACCTCAGCCTGGAAGTGGCCGGGACCGTCAAGGAGCTGCAGTTCGAGTCCGGGCAGAAGGTCAGCGCCGGGCAGCCCTTGCTGCAACTCGACAGCGACGTGGAAAGCGCCCTGCTGGAAACCGCCAGGGCCGACCTGGGCCTGTCCCAGCTTGATTATGGCCGCGGCAGCCAGCTGGTGGGCAGCCAGGCGATTTCCCGCGGCGAATACGATCGCTTGTCGGCACTGCTGCAAAAGAACAAGGCCACGGTCAATCAACTCAAGGCTTCGTTGGCGAAAAAACGCCTGCTCGCGCCCTTCAGCGGCACCATCGGCATTCGCCATGTGGATGTCGGCGACTACCTCGCCAGCGGCACGGTGATCGCCACCCTGCAAGACCTCAGCAGCCTGTACGTGGACTTCTTCGTCCCGGAACAGGCCGTGCCGAAAATCGCCCTGGGCCAATCGGTCAGCGTGATGGTCTCCGCCTATCCGGAGGAGCAGTTCAGCGCCACCATCAGCGCCATCAACCCCAAGGTCGAAGACACCACGCGCAACGTGCAGGTGCGCGCCACCCTGGCCAACCCCGACGGCAAGCTGCTGCCGGGCATGTTCACCAACCTGCAGGTGCTGCTGCCCGATCCGCAGCCCCGGGTGGTGGTACCGGAGAGCGCCATCACCTACACCCTGTACGGTAACTCGCTGTACGTGGTGGCCGAGAAAAAGGCCGCCGATGGCAGCCCGGAGAAAGACGACAAGGGCCAGCCGGTGCTGATCGCCGAGCGGCGCTTCATCGAAACCGGCGAACGGCGCAACGGCCTGGTGCTGATCAACAAGGGCGTGAGCAACGGCGAACAGGTAGTGAGCGCCGGGCAAATCAAGCTGGACCATGGCGCCCACATCGCCATCACCCCGGACAAGATGCTACCCCCCGAACAGAGCGGCCAGCCACGCGCGAACTGA
- a CDS encoding multidrug efflux RND transporter permease subunit — MAFTDPFIRRPVLATVVSLLIVLLGFQAWSKLPLRQYPQMENALITVTTAYPGANAETIQGYITQPMQQSLASAEGIDYMTSVSRQNFSVISVYARIGANSDRLFTELLAKANEVKNKLPQDAEDPVLSKEAADASALMYISFFSQELNNPQITDYLSRVIQPKLATLPGMAEAEILGNQVFAMRLWLDPVKLAGYGLSAGDVTSAVRRYNFLSAAGEIKGEYVVTSINASTELKSAEAFAAIPLRTEGDSRVLLSDVARVEMGAENYNAISSFGGIPSVYIGIKATPNANPLDVIKEVRKIMPELEAQLPPNLKSEIAYDATLFIQASINEVVKTLFEAVLIVIVVVFLFLGALRSVVIPVVTIPLSMIGVMFFMQLMGYSINLLTLLAMVLAIGLVVDDAIVVVENIHRHIEEGKTPLDAALEGAREIAMPVVSMTITLAAVYAPIGFLQGLTGALFKEFALTLAGAVVISGIVALTLSPMMCALLLRHDENPSGLAHRLDLIFESLKRRYQSLLHGTLNTRPVVLVFALIVLCLIPALLTFTKSELAPDEDQGIIFMMATAPQPANLDYLNAYTDEFLEIFKTFPEYYSSFQINGFNGVQSGIGGFLLKPWNERKRTQMQILPEVQARLAGIAGLQVFGFNLPSLPGTGEGLPFAFIINSPNDYESLLELSDRVKKRAMESGKFAFVDIDLAFDKPEVVVDIDRAKAAQMGVSMLDLGGTLATLLGEAEINRFTIEGRSYKVIAQVERPYRDTPEWLNNYYVKNAKGEALPLSTLISVHDRARPRQLNQFQQLNAATISGFPVVSMGEAIDTVRQIAEEEAPPGYAFDYAGASRQFVQEGSALWVTFGLALAIIFLVLAAQFESFRDPVVILVTVPLSICGALIPLFLGWSSMNIYTQVGLVTLIGLISKHGILIVEFANQLRKDQGLTPREAVEAAAAIRLRPVLMTTAAMVFGMVPLILATGAGAVSRFDIGTVIATGMSIGTLFTLFVLPCIYTLLARPDK; from the coding sequence ATGGCTTTTACAGATCCGTTCATCCGTCGTCCGGTCCTGGCCACCGTGGTCAGCCTGCTGATCGTGCTGCTGGGCTTCCAGGCCTGGAGCAAACTGCCGCTGCGCCAGTACCCACAGATGGAAAACGCCCTGATCACGGTCACCACCGCCTACCCCGGGGCCAACGCCGAGACCATCCAGGGCTATATCACCCAACCGATGCAGCAGAGCCTGGCCAGTGCCGAGGGCATCGACTACATGACCTCGGTCAGTCGCCAGAACTTCTCGGTAATCTCGGTCTACGCCCGCATCGGCGCCAACAGCGACCGCCTGTTCACCGAGCTGCTGGCCAAGGCCAACGAGGTGAAGAACAAGCTGCCCCAGGACGCCGAGGACCCGGTGCTGAGCAAGGAAGCCGCCGACGCCTCGGCGCTGATGTACATCAGCTTCTTCAGCCAGGAGTTGAACAACCCGCAGATCACCGACTACCTGTCGCGGGTGATCCAGCCGAAGCTGGCGACCCTGCCGGGCATGGCCGAGGCCGAGATCCTCGGCAACCAGGTGTTCGCCATGCGCCTGTGGCTGGACCCGGTCAAGCTCGCCGGCTACGGCCTGAGCGCCGGCGACGTGACCAGCGCGGTACGCCGCTACAACTTCCTGTCCGCGGCCGGTGAGATCAAGGGCGAGTACGTGGTCACCAGCATCAACGCCAGCACCGAACTGAAATCCGCCGAAGCCTTCGCCGCCATTCCCCTGCGGACCGAGGGCGACAGCCGGGTGCTGCTCAGCGACGTGGCACGGGTCGAGATGGGCGCGGAGAACTATAACGCCATCAGCTCCTTTGGTGGCATCCCCTCGGTCTATATCGGCATCAAGGCGACCCCCAACGCCAACCCGCTGGACGTGATCAAGGAAGTGCGCAAGATCATGCCGGAGCTGGAGGCCCAGCTGCCGCCCAACCTCAAGTCGGAGATCGCCTACGACGCCACGCTGTTCATCCAGGCCTCGATCAACGAGGTGGTGAAGACCCTGTTCGAAGCCGTGCTGATTGTGATCGTGGTGGTGTTCCTGTTCCTCGGCGCACTGCGTTCGGTGGTGATCCCGGTGGTCACCATTCCGCTGTCGATGATCGGCGTGATGTTTTTCATGCAGTTGATGGGCTACTCGATCAACCTGCTGACCCTGCTGGCGATGGTGCTGGCCATCGGCCTGGTGGTGGACGATGCGATCGTGGTGGTGGAAAACATCCACCGCCATATCGAGGAAGGCAAGACGCCGCTGGACGCGGCCCTCGAAGGCGCCCGGGAAATCGCCATGCCGGTGGTGTCGATGACCATCACCCTGGCGGCGGTCTACGCCCCCATCGGCTTCCTGCAGGGGCTCACCGGGGCGCTGTTCAAAGAGTTCGCCCTGACCCTGGCCGGCGCGGTGGTGATTTCCGGCATCGTCGCCCTGACCCTGTCGCCGATGATGTGCGCCCTGCTGCTGCGCCACGATGAAAACCCCAGCGGCCTGGCCCACCGCCTCGACCTGATTTTCGAAAGCCTCAAGCGCCGCTACCAGAGCCTGCTGCATGGCACCCTCAACACTCGGCCGGTGGTCCTGGTGTTCGCCCTGATCGTGCTGTGCCTGATCCCGGCCCTGCTCACCTTCACCAAGTCGGAACTGGCCCCGGACGAGGACCAGGGCATCATTTTCATGATGGCCACCGCGCCCCAGCCGGCCAACCTGGATTACCTCAACGCCTACACCGACGAGTTCCTGGAGATCTTCAAGACGTTCCCCGAGTACTACTCCTCGTTCCAGATCAACGGCTTCAACGGCGTGCAATCGGGTATCGGCGGCTTCCTGCTCAAACCCTGGAACGAGCGCAAGCGCACGCAGATGCAGATCCTGCCCGAAGTCCAGGCCCGGCTCGCGGGCATCGCCGGGCTGCAGGTCTTCGGTTTCAACCTGCCGTCCCTGCCGGGCACCGGCGAAGGGCTGCCGTTCGCCTTCATCATCAATAGCCCCAACGATTACGAGTCGCTGCTGGAACTGTCCGACCGGGTAAAGAAACGCGCCATGGAATCGGGCAAGTTCGCCTTTGTCGATATCGATCTGGCCTTCGACAAGCCGGAAGTGGTGGTCGACATCGACCGCGCCAAGGCGGCGCAGATGGGGGTGTCGATGCTGGACCTGGGCGGGACCCTGGCCACCTTGCTCGGCGAGGCGGAAATCAACCGCTTCACCATCGAGGGACGCAGCTACAAGGTCATCGCTCAGGTCGAACGGCCTTATCGCGACACCCCCGAATGGCTGAACAACTACTACGTGAAAAACGCCAAGGGCGAGGCGCTGCCGCTGTCGACCCTGATCAGCGTCCACGATCGGGCCCGCCCGCGACAGCTCAACCAGTTCCAGCAACTCAACGCCGCGACCATTTCCGGATTCCCGGTCGTGAGCATGGGTGAAGCGATCGATACCGTGCGCCAGATCGCCGAGGAAGAAGCCCCGCCGGGCTATGCCTTCGACTATGCCGGGGCCTCACGACAGTTCGTCCAGGAAGGCAGCGCGCTGTGGGTGACCTTTGGCCTGGCGCTGGCGATCATTTTCCTGGTGCTGGCGGCGCAGTTCGAGAGTTTCCGCGATCCGGTGGTGATCCTGGTGACGGTGCCGCTGTCGATCTGCGGGGCCTTGATCCCACTGTTTCTCGGCTGGTCGAGCATGAACATCTATACCCAGGTCGGGCTGGTGACCCTGATCGGCCTGATCAGCAAGCACGGGATCCTGATCGTCGAGTTCGCCAACCAGCTGCGCAAGGACCAGGGACTGACGCCGCGCGAGGCCGTGGAAGCCGCCGCGGCCATTCGCCTGCGGCCGGTCTTGATGACCACCGCGGCGATGGTCTTCGGCATGGTGCCGCTGATCCTGGCCACCGGTGCCGGCGCGGTCAGCCGGTTCGACATCGGCACGGTGATCGCCACGGGAATGTCGATCGGCACCTTGTTCACCCTGTTCGTGCTGCCCTGCATCTACACCCTGCTGGCCAGGCCGGACAAGTGA
- a CDS encoding lipopolysaccharide kinase InaA family protein: MAVECAPGMEVAAADRFDYFWSQQGEWVEEPNQRRGGESGVQRLPGTDGRVLYAKRQIGHIYRSWLYPFGRPTVLREQDALKGLSQLNVAVPHLVFCGAQRDSQGQWRALLVTEALDGFVEIDHWYAAGERERHGEALHERVLKELAATLARMHRGRWQHGCLYSKHVFVRVMGEGEAAKVDIALLDFEKCRQRLTAKRAAAHDIKQLRRHSSWNTTDWDKLYYFYRTAFGSAIKGL, translated from the coding sequence ATGGCCGTTGAATGTGCACCGGGAATGGAAGTCGCTGCTGCAGACCGTTTCGACTACTTCTGGAGTCAACAGGGGGAGTGGGTCGAAGAGCCCAATCAACGTCGCGGCGGGGAAAGTGGCGTTCAACGTCTTCCGGGCACTGACGGGCGTGTGCTGTATGCCAAGCGCCAGATCGGCCATATCTATCGCAGCTGGTTGTACCCCTTCGGCCGCCCCACGGTGCTGCGCGAGCAGGATGCGCTCAAGGGCCTGAGCCAGCTCAACGTGGCGGTGCCGCACCTGGTGTTCTGCGGTGCGCAGCGTGATTCCCAGGGCCAGTGGCGTGCCTTGCTGGTGACCGAGGCGCTGGACGGCTTCGTGGAAATCGACCACTGGTACGCCGCTGGCGAGCGTGAGCGCCACGGCGAGGCCCTGCACGAGCGTGTGCTCAAGGAACTGGCGGCCACGCTGGCGCGCATGCATCGGGGCCGCTGGCAGCATGGCTGCCTGTATAGCAAGCATGTGTTCGTGCGGGTCATGGGTGAGGGCGAAGCGGCGAAAGTGGATATCGCGCTGCTGGATTTCGAGAAATGCCGCCAGCGCCTGACCGCTAAACGGGCTGCGGCCCATGACATCAAACAATTGCGGCGCCACTCGTCGTGGAACACCACGGACTGGGACAAACTCTACTATTTTTATAGGACGGCGTTTGGCAGCGCTATCAAAGGCTTATAG
- a CDS encoding class I SAM-dependent methyltransferase, whose translation MATPIKLEFSEKYDEQHAQEYLLKHQDGVARRLSHKRDEQLARAALAMAGEPGLVLDLPCGAGRFWPLLAEKPNRVIIGADNSAAMLKIATVAQPADVVKRVQPLQTSAFDIDLPDNAVDSIFCMRLLHHIGESSHRLALLREFQRVTRDSVIVSLWVDGNFKAWKRKRMEVRRKEESGQEGYQNRFVLPAATVEEEFKQAGFRVQDHLDFFPLYAMWRVYVLRKR comes from the coding sequence ATGGCGACCCCGATCAAGCTGGAATTTTCCGAGAAGTACGACGAACAGCACGCTCAGGAGTATCTGCTCAAACATCAGGATGGCGTCGCTCGCCGTCTGTCCCACAAGCGCGACGAGCAGTTGGCGCGTGCGGCGCTGGCCATGGCCGGAGAGCCGGGGCTGGTGCTTGACCTGCCCTGTGGTGCCGGGCGTTTCTGGCCGTTGCTGGCGGAGAAACCCAACCGCGTGATCATCGGTGCGGACAATTCCGCGGCGATGTTGAAGATCGCCACGGTGGCGCAACCGGCCGACGTGGTGAAACGGGTACAACCCTTGCAGACGTCTGCCTTCGACATCGACTTGCCGGATAACGCCGTCGACAGCATTTTCTGCATGCGCCTGCTGCACCACATTGGCGAGTCGTCTCATCGCCTGGCTCTGCTCCGGGAGTTCCAGCGGGTTACCCGGGACAGCGTGATCGTTTCACTGTGGGTCGACGGCAATTTCAAGGCCTGGAAACGCAAGCGCATGGAAGTGCGGCGCAAGGAGGAATCCGGGCAGGAAGGTTACCAGAACCGTTTTGTGTTACCGGCTGCCACGGTTGAAGAAGAATTCAAGCAGGCCGGGTTTCGCGTTCAGGATCATCTGGACTTTTTTCCGCTCTACGCCATGTGGCGAGTCTACGTATTACGCAAGAGGTAA
- a CDS encoding sensor histidine kinase, which yields MEFKQSLSQRIIIAFALMSALVAGAFALGIVATVHLVEEKLISAGLGGDLQRLLLMDNVSDWSHRPEPDQLFYFSGGRGDFELPKDLRHLDPGFHEVFREQLSYHAMVEVVDGRRYVLLQDQSDFEERERVLFAVVLVGFVLSLALAVFLGWVLARRVMAPVVRLARQVRHRDQLLGLAPPLAPDYAADEVGELAVAFDATLGRLRQALNRERLFTSDVSHELRTPLMVLASSCELLLENPAIDQRGRAQVERIARACGEMRELVQTFLMLARAQREDGGMSPQATLSQVAEDLMGLWGGPIRQKGLELIFDAGQPLDTRYNATFLHAVMGNLLRNALHYTEHGFIRLSLEPSGFVVEDSGVGIPEEKREAMFEPFVRGNEKRGEGLGLGLSLVQRICEDQGWSVSLSTMEPNGCRFHVELNRRTA from the coding sequence ATGGAGTTTAAGCAAAGCCTTTCCCAGCGGATCATCATCGCCTTTGCGCTGATGAGCGCGCTGGTCGCTGGAGCCTTCGCCCTGGGTATCGTGGCGACGGTGCACCTGGTGGAAGAGAAGCTGATTTCCGCGGGCCTGGGGGGTGACCTTCAGCGTCTGCTGTTGATGGACAACGTTTCCGACTGGAGCCACCGTCCCGAGCCGGACCAGCTGTTTTATTTCAGCGGAGGGCGCGGCGATTTCGAGCTGCCCAAGGATCTGCGGCATCTGGATCCGGGCTTTCATGAGGTCTTCCGCGAACAGCTGTCGTATCACGCCATGGTCGAAGTGGTCGACGGTCGACGCTATGTGCTGCTGCAGGACCAGAGCGATTTCGAAGAGCGCGAACGGGTGCTCTTCGCGGTGGTGCTGGTGGGCTTCGTGCTGAGCCTGGCCTTGGCGGTGTTCCTCGGCTGGGTGCTGGCGCGTCGGGTCATGGCGCCGGTGGTAAGGCTGGCGCGGCAGGTGCGCCATCGCGACCAGTTGCTGGGGCTGGCGCCGCCATTGGCACCGGACTACGCGGCCGACGAAGTGGGGGAGCTGGCAGTGGCCTTCGATGCCACCCTGGGGCGCTTGCGCCAGGCCCTGAACCGCGAGCGCCTGTTCACCAGCGATGTCAGCCACGAACTGCGTACGCCGCTGATGGTGCTGGCCAGTTCCTGCGAGCTGTTGCTGGAAAACCCGGCGATCGATCAGCGTGGTCGGGCCCAGGTCGAGCGCATCGCCCGAGCGTGCGGCGAAATGCGCGAGCTGGTCCAGACCTTCCTGATGCTGGCCCGTGCCCAGCGCGAAGACGGCGGCATGTCGCCCCAGGCGACCTTGAGCCAGGTGGCCGAAGACCTGATGGGCCTGTGGGGCGGACCGATCCGGCAAAAGGGCCTGGAGCTGATCTTCGACGCCGGCCAGCCGCTGGACACCCGCTATAACGCCACCTTTTTGCACGCGGTGATGGGCAACCTGCTGCGCAATGCCTTGCATTACACCGAGCACGGCTTCATTCGCTTGAGCCTTGAGCCGAGCGGCTTTGTGGTCGAGGACAGCGGTGTGGGCATTCCCGAGGAGAAACGCGAGGCGATGTTCGAGCCCTTCGTGCGTGGCAACGAGAAGCGCGGCGAGGGCCTGGGCCTGGGCCTGTCGCTGGTGCAGCGGATCTGCGAGGACCAGGGCTGGAGCGTCAGCCTCAGCACCATGGAGCCCAACGGCTGCCGGTTTCATGTCGAATTGAACCGCCGCACGGCATGA
- the colR gene encoding two-component system response regulator ColR: MRILLVEDNRDILANLADYLGLKGYTVDCAQDGLSGLHLAATEHYDLIVLDIMLPGIDGYTLCKRLREDARRDTPVIMLTARDQLDDRLQGFKSGADDYLVKPFALSELAARVEAVMRRTQGGGRRALQVGDLSYDLDTLEVTREGRLLKLNPVGLKLLAVLMQKSPHVLRREILEEALWGDDCPDSDSLRSHVHQLRQVIDKPFGKPLLHTVHGVGYRLAEGRDGV, from the coding sequence ATGCGAATTCTACTGGTTGAAGACAACCGCGATATTCTGGCCAACCTGGCCGACTACCTGGGGCTTAAAGGCTACACCGTGGACTGCGCCCAGGACGGTCTGTCGGGCCTGCACCTGGCCGCCACCGAACATTACGACCTGATCGTGCTCGACATCATGCTGCCGGGTATCGACGGTTACACCCTGTGCAAGCGCCTGCGCGAAGATGCCCGCCGCGATACGCCGGTGATCATGCTCACCGCCCGTGATCAACTGGACGATCGCCTGCAGGGCTTCAAGTCCGGGGCCGACGATTACCTGGTCAAGCCCTTCGCCTTGTCCGAGCTGGCCGCGCGGGTCGAGGCGGTCATGCGCCGGACCCAGGGCGGCGGGCGCCGGGCCCTGCAGGTCGGCGACCTGAGTTATGACCTCGACACCCTGGAGGTCACCCGCGAAGGGCGCCTGCTCAAGCTCAACCCGGTGGGGCTCAAGTTGCTGGCGGTGCTGATGCAGAAGAGCCCCCATGTGCTGCGCCGGGAAATTCTCGAAGAGGCGCTGTGGGGCGACGACTGCCCGGACAGCGACAGCCTGCGCAGCCATGTCCACCAATTGCGCCAGGTGATCGACAAGCCGTTCGGCAAACCGTTGCTGCATACCGTGCACGGTGTCGGTTACCGCCTGGCCGAGGGTCGTGATGGAGTTTAA
- a CDS encoding phosphatase PAP2 family protein, which yields MALTLARPASRALNWWICLGIPALAAVILLLLELTTLDMDLARYFYDPAAGGFIGGHSYFLENILHDRAKQLVIVFSVLAIVGFIGAFFVQRLKPFKRELGCLVLSLGLATAFVTPVKAVTAVQCPWSLKEFGGKETYSELLSPRPATDKPGRCWPGGHAATGFTLFALFFVLRDRRPRLARKALVFAFALGTVFSVGRMLQGAHFFSHNVWTAIFCWLICLGAYYFILYRPAAKAEPVMETEAVKA from the coding sequence ATGGCTTTGACCCTCGCCCGCCCCGCCTCCAGAGCGCTGAACTGGTGGATCTGCCTGGGCATACCCGCCCTGGCTGCCGTCATCCTGCTGCTGCTTGAACTGACCACCCTGGACATGGACCTGGCCCGGTACTTTTATGACCCCGCCGCTGGCGGTTTCATCGGCGGCCATAGTTATTTCCTGGAAAATATCCTGCATGACCGGGCCAAGCAGCTGGTCATCGTCTTTTCAGTGCTGGCCATTGTCGGCTTCATCGGCGCCTTCTTCGTCCAGCGTCTCAAGCCGTTCAAGCGCGAGCTGGGTTGCCTGGTGCTGTCCCTGGGCCTGGCCACCGCCTTTGTCACCCCGGTCAAGGCGGTCACCGCCGTGCAGTGCCCGTGGAGTCTGAAAGAGTTCGGCGGCAAGGAAACCTACAGCGAACTGCTCAGCCCCCGGCCAGCGACCGACAAGCCTGGTCGCTGCTGGCCAGGCGGCCATGCCGCCACCGGTTTCACCCTGTTCGCGCTGTTTTTTGTCCTGCGTGATCGCCGCCCGCGCCTGGCGCGCAAGGCGCTGGTGTTCGCCTTTGCCCTCGGCACGGTGTTCTCGGTCGGGCGCATGCTGCAGGGCGCGCACTTCTTCTCCCACAACGTCTGGACCGCGATCTTCTGCTGGCTGATCTGCCTGGGGGCGTACTACTTCATTCTCTATCGACCGGCAGCCAAGGCCGAGCCGGTGATGGAGACGGAAGCGGTGAAGGCCTGA